One genomic window of Monodelphis domestica isolate mMonDom1 chromosome 1, mMonDom1.pri, whole genome shotgun sequence includes the following:
- the XKR5 gene encoding XK-related protein 5 isoform X1: MTKEEESPDMRKVLLHQGDLFVLRLLEALLQIGPHLLLQAYAFISADFQDPVPGVSAVLSWLSLSWSLVSYTRIMSLIKPGHLAMPWAALLCQLLWRLAMLGTRIITLVLFSQAYHCWVLVVGGAHWLVMTFWLVAQQSDIIDSTCCWRLFNLLVGALYVFCYINFWDSPSRNRMTTFYTIMLMENIILLLLATDFLQGASWGTMWMTIGIVSGFIIGCASLVIYYSLLHPKSTEIWQGFIRKFCGSVDSDKTEKEPSSFQCTKPVEEKSESLGLYPVEDPKDPKYQGNSLSMDWGASTGSQVVRDEATAKCHHHWLLVKLALKTGNMSKINAAFGNGGLDCFCPPIYITSKCFGPQMKLSFLEKEFPLPQKHCGPPCQTSWQKDSQAEDIPETKEDPLETSSFITLSSHQHVHAPTHKTLSVAVLEGPYVSPKEKVSDVLQDDFSLSKCGAQEEVCRIQTKVPWRPEKSISESPIGQGGGKGRRQENSTFYFSATMEGATPSHHEARTAPPVSCRKVDIEKDQQTNSDPNHLVPKPFPISVANISPILGTSTAHRLRHNTGLYNGSQCSLPGVSSAGSRRPLELWTAPGNSFLSVGTWVSMIRSKLKPSGEPYCTSTPKSEPRKDGDSLRERLRQESNLFF, encoded by the exons ATGACAAAGGAAGAGGAGTCTCCTGATATGAGGAAAGTGCTATTGCACCAAGGAGATCTCTTTGTGCTTCGGCTGCTCGAAGCCCTGCTCCAAATAGGACCCCATCTCCTGCTGCAAGCATATGCTTTTATATCAGCTGATTTCCAAGATCCTGTTCCAG gTGTGAGTGCAGTCCTGTCCTGGTTATCTCTTTCCTGGTCTCTGGTCTCTTATACTCGCATCATGTCCCTGATAAAGCCAGGACATCTAGCCATGCCATGGGCTGCCCTCCTATGCCAGCTCCTGTGGAGACTGGCTATGCTGGGAACTAGGATCATAACACTGGTTCTGTTTTCCCAAGCCTATCACTGTTGGGTCTTGGTTGTTGGAG GTGCCCATTGGTTAGTGATGACCTTCTGGCTTGTTGCTCAACAGAGCGACATCATTGACAGTACTTGTTGTTGGAGGCTGTTCAATCTGCTCGTGGGAGCTCTGTATGTCTTCTGCTACATCAATTTCTGGGACAGCCCTTCCAGAAATAGAATGACCACATTTTATACA ATAATGCTGATGGAGAATATAATCCTTTTGCTATTGGCCACAGATTTCCTGCAGGGAGCATCATGGGGCACCATGTGGATGACAATAGGCATTGTGTCTGGATTCATTATTG GCTGTGCCTCACTGGTAATTTATTATAGCCTGCTACACCCCAAATCCACAGAAATATGGCAGGGTTTTATAAGGAAGTTCTGTGGCTCTGTAGACAgtgataaaacagaaaaagagccTTCTTCCTTTCAGTGTACAAAACCAGTTGAAGAAAAGTCAGAAAGTCTAGGCTTGTACCCAGTTGAAGACCCCAAAGACCCCAAATATCAGGGGAATTCCCTTAGCATGGATTGGGGAGCATCTACCGGGAGCCAGGTGGTAAGGGATGAGGCCACTGCCAAATGTCATCACCATTGGCTGCTAGTGAAGCTGGCCTTAAAAACTGGAAATATGTCCAAAATCAATGCAGCATTTGGCAATGGTGGCCTAGACTGTTTTTGCCCACCCATCTACATAACATCGAAATGCTTTGGCCCCCAAATGAAGCTTTCATTTTTAGAGAAAGAATTCCCTTTACCTCAGAAACACTGTGGCCCACCATGTCAGACTTCCTGGCAAAAAGATTCTCAGGCTGAAGACATCCCAGAAACTAAAGAGGACCCTTTGGAAACATCAAGTTTTATCACCCTCTCAAGTCATCAGCATGTCCATGCACCCACCCATAAAACGTTGTCTGTTGCTGTACTAGAAGGACCTTATGTTTCTCCCAAGGAAAAGGTATCTGACGTTTTGCAAGATGATTTCTCATTGAGCAAATGTGGCGCTCAGGAAGAAGTTTGTAGAATTCAAACCAAAGTACCCTGGAGACCGGAAAAGAGCATTTCAGAAAGTCCCATTGgacaaggaggaggaaaggggagaagacaAGAGAACTCCACGTTCTACTTCAGTGCTACCATGGAGGGGGCTACCCCCTCTCACCATGAGGCTAGGACAGCTCCACCGGTGTCCTGCAGGAAAGTGGACATAGAAAAAGATCAGCAAACCAATTCTGACCCTAATCACTTGGTACCAAAGCCATTTCCTATAAGTGTCGCAAACATTAGCCCAATATTAGGCACAAGCACAGCCCATCGCTTACGGCATAACACGGGTCTTTATAATGGCAGTCAGTGTAGTCTGCCAGGGGTGTCTTCTGCAGGCTCAAGGAGACCTCTGGAGCTCTGGACAGCTCCAGGAAACAGCTTCCTGTCTGTTGGGACTTGGGTGTCTATGATCAGGAGCAAACTGAAGCCTTCAGGGGAGCCCTACTGCACATCCACCCCCAAATCAGAACCCAGAAAAGACGGTGACAGTCTGAGGGAAAGGTTAAGGCAGGAATCAAACCTTTTTTTCTGA
- the XKR5 gene encoding XK-related protein 5 isoform X2, producing MHAGYLVICALLLAAEQGARLCTVVYYFHTKQYLWAWLTLSTLLPGCLIQGLSYLWFLADGHQGSCSLVIVHLLQLGTWKRHWDTFLTTMTKEEESPDMRKVLLHQGDLFVLRLLEALLQIGPHLLLQAYAFISADFQDPVPGVSAVLSWLSLSWSLVSYTRIMSLIKPGHLAMPWAALLCQLLWRLAMLGTRIITLVLFSQAYHCWVLVVGGAHWLVMTFWLVAQQSDIIDSTCCWRLFNLLVGALYVFCYINFWDSPSRNRMTTFYTIMLMENIILLLLATDFLQGASWGTMWMTIGIVSGFIIGCASLVIYYSLLHPKSTEIWQGFIRKFCGSVDSDKTEKEPSSFQCTKPVEEKSESLGLYPVEDPKDPKYQGNSLSMDWGASTGSQVVRDEATAKCHHHWLLVKLALKTGNMSKINAAFGNGGLDCFCPPIYITSKCFGPQMKLSFLEKEFPLPQKHCGPPCQTSWQKDSQAEDIPETKEDPLETSSFITLSSHQHVHAPTHKTLSVAVLEGPYVSPKEKVSDVLQDDFSLSKCGAQEEVCRIQTKVPWRPEKSISESPIGQGGGKGRRQENSTFYFSATMEGATPSHHEARTAPPVSCRKVDIEKDQQTNSDPNHLVPKPFPISVANISPILGTSTAHRLRHNTGLYNGSQCSLPGVSSAGSRRPLELWTAPGNSFLSVGTWVSMIRSKLKPSGEPYCTSTPKSEPRKDGDSLRERLRQESNLFF from the exons ATGCACGCCGGATACCTAGTGATCTGCGCTCTGCTGCTGGCCGCGGAGCAGGGCGCAC GTCTCTGCACAGTGGTTTATTACTTTCACACCAAGCAGTATCTATGGGCATGGCTCACTCTCTCTACACTCCTTCCTGGATGCTTGATTCAGGGCTTAAGCTACCTCTGGTTCCTAGCAGATGGCCATCAAGGCAGTTGTTCTCTGGTGATCGTGCATCTCCTGCAGCTTGGCACATGGAAACG GCACTGGGACACCTTCTTGACAACTATGACAAAGGAAGAGGAGTCTCCTGATATGAGGAAAGTGCTATTGCACCAAGGAGATCTCTTTGTGCTTCGGCTGCTCGAAGCCCTGCTCCAAATAGGACCCCATCTCCTGCTGCAAGCATATGCTTTTATATCAGCTGATTTCCAAGATCCTGTTCCAG gTGTGAGTGCAGTCCTGTCCTGGTTATCTCTTTCCTGGTCTCTGGTCTCTTATACTCGCATCATGTCCCTGATAAAGCCAGGACATCTAGCCATGCCATGGGCTGCCCTCCTATGCCAGCTCCTGTGGAGACTGGCTATGCTGGGAACTAGGATCATAACACTGGTTCTGTTTTCCCAAGCCTATCACTGTTGGGTCTTGGTTGTTGGAG GTGCCCATTGGTTAGTGATGACCTTCTGGCTTGTTGCTCAACAGAGCGACATCATTGACAGTACTTGTTGTTGGAGGCTGTTCAATCTGCTCGTGGGAGCTCTGTATGTCTTCTGCTACATCAATTTCTGGGACAGCCCTTCCAGAAATAGAATGACCACATTTTATACA ATAATGCTGATGGAGAATATAATCCTTTTGCTATTGGCCACAGATTTCCTGCAGGGAGCATCATGGGGCACCATGTGGATGACAATAGGCATTGTGTCTGGATTCATTATTG GCTGTGCCTCACTGGTAATTTATTATAGCCTGCTACACCCCAAATCCACAGAAATATGGCAGGGTTTTATAAGGAAGTTCTGTGGCTCTGTAGACAgtgataaaacagaaaaagagccTTCTTCCTTTCAGTGTACAAAACCAGTTGAAGAAAAGTCAGAAAGTCTAGGCTTGTACCCAGTTGAAGACCCCAAAGACCCCAAATATCAGGGGAATTCCCTTAGCATGGATTGGGGAGCATCTACCGGGAGCCAGGTGGTAAGGGATGAGGCCACTGCCAAATGTCATCACCATTGGCTGCTAGTGAAGCTGGCCTTAAAAACTGGAAATATGTCCAAAATCAATGCAGCATTTGGCAATGGTGGCCTAGACTGTTTTTGCCCACCCATCTACATAACATCGAAATGCTTTGGCCCCCAAATGAAGCTTTCATTTTTAGAGAAAGAATTCCCTTTACCTCAGAAACACTGTGGCCCACCATGTCAGACTTCCTGGCAAAAAGATTCTCAGGCTGAAGACATCCCAGAAACTAAAGAGGACCCTTTGGAAACATCAAGTTTTATCACCCTCTCAAGTCATCAGCATGTCCATGCACCCACCCATAAAACGTTGTCTGTTGCTGTACTAGAAGGACCTTATGTTTCTCCCAAGGAAAAGGTATCTGACGTTTTGCAAGATGATTTCTCATTGAGCAAATGTGGCGCTCAGGAAGAAGTTTGTAGAATTCAAACCAAAGTACCCTGGAGACCGGAAAAGAGCATTTCAGAAAGTCCCATTGgacaaggaggaggaaaggggagaagacaAGAGAACTCCACGTTCTACTTCAGTGCTACCATGGAGGGGGCTACCCCCTCTCACCATGAGGCTAGGACAGCTCCACCGGTGTCCTGCAGGAAAGTGGACATAGAAAAAGATCAGCAAACCAATTCTGACCCTAATCACTTGGTACCAAAGCCATTTCCTATAAGTGTCGCAAACATTAGCCCAATATTAGGCACAAGCACAGCCCATCGCTTACGGCATAACACGGGTCTTTATAATGGCAGTCAGTGTAGTCTGCCAGGGGTGTCTTCTGCAGGCTCAAGGAGACCTCTGGAGCTCTGGACAGCTCCAGGAAACAGCTTCCTGTCTGTTGGGACTTGGGTGTCTATGATCAGGAGCAAACTGAAGCCTTCAGGGGAGCCCTACTGCACATCCACCCCCAAATCAGAACCCAGAAAAGACGGTGACAGTCTGAGGGAAAGGTTAAGGCAGGAATCAAACCTTTTTTTCTGA